Proteins from one Rhodothermales bacterium genomic window:
- a CDS encoding ABC transporter ATP-binding protein — translation MALFSGGSSNGGPARRGRRAAAEQGDLSLQERFGALRNLGPLFRLVWAVSPWMTAANLGLRLVRAVLPVAMLYVGKLIIDEVVRLAGAGLALDGLDTWWASGELQTLVVLVAAEFGLAILSDTLGRAVALLDSLLGDLFTNETSVRLMAHAATLDLAHFEDADFYDKLERARRQTTGRMVLMSQVFSQAQNVITIATFGVGLLVYAPWLIVLLVLALVPAFLGEAHFNAQSYSLTYAWTPERRELDYLRYTGASNETAKEVKIFGLNDFLTERYRSLADAFYRANRSLAVRRAGWGAGLAAVGSLGYYAAYAVIVYRTVRGDFTIGDLTFLAGSFGRLRSLLEGLLASFSTVAGQALYLDDLFSFFEITPRVASPAEPLPFPEPIRHGFTFEGVGFRYPGAERWILRDLSFHLRAGEALALVGENGAGKTTLVKLLARLYDPDEGRILLDGHDLRAYDLADVRANIGVIFQDFVRYHLTAAENIAVGRISEREDRPRIEGAAQRSLADSVIEKLPDGYEQVVGKRFKTGVDLSGGEWQKVALGRAYMRDAQLLILDEPTAALDARAEYEVFQRFKDLTEGKSAVLISHRFSTVRMADRILVLADGRLEEIGTHEELLAAGNRYAELFELQAAGYR, via the coding sequence ATGGCACTGTTTTCTGGTGGATCGAGCAACGGAGGCCCCGCCCGCCGAGGGCGACGGGCGGCGGCCGAGCAGGGCGACCTCTCGCTGCAGGAGCGCTTCGGCGCGCTCCGCAACCTCGGCCCGCTCTTCCGGCTCGTCTGGGCCGTTAGCCCGTGGATGACGGCGGCGAACCTCGGGCTCCGGCTCGTGAGGGCCGTCCTCCCGGTGGCGATGCTCTACGTCGGCAAGCTCATCATCGACGAGGTCGTCCGCCTCGCCGGAGCGGGGCTCGCGCTCGACGGGCTCGATACGTGGTGGGCGAGCGGGGAATTGCAGACGCTCGTCGTGCTCGTCGCCGCCGAGTTCGGCCTCGCGATCCTCTCCGACACGCTCGGCCGCGCCGTCGCCCTCCTCGATAGCCTCCTCGGCGACCTCTTCACGAACGAGACGAGCGTCCGCCTCATGGCCCACGCCGCGACGCTCGACCTCGCCCACTTCGAGGACGCCGACTTCTACGACAAGCTCGAACGCGCCCGCCGCCAGACGACCGGCCGGATGGTGCTGATGAGCCAGGTGTTCAGCCAGGCGCAGAACGTCATCACGATCGCGACCTTCGGCGTCGGGCTCCTCGTGTATGCGCCGTGGCTCATCGTGCTCCTCGTGCTCGCCCTCGTCCCGGCGTTCCTCGGCGAGGCCCACTTCAACGCGCAGTCGTACTCGCTGACGTATGCGTGGACGCCCGAGCGCCGCGAGCTCGACTATCTCCGCTACACCGGCGCGAGCAACGAGACGGCCAAAGAAGTCAAGATTTTCGGGCTCAACGACTTCCTCACCGAGCGCTACCGGAGCCTCGCCGACGCGTTCTACCGGGCCAACCGCAGCCTCGCCGTCCGCCGCGCCGGGTGGGGTGCGGGCCTCGCCGCCGTCGGCTCGCTGGGGTATTACGCCGCCTACGCCGTGATCGTCTACCGCACCGTCCGCGGCGACTTCACGATCGGCGACCTCACGTTCCTCGCCGGCTCGTTCGGCCGCCTCCGGTCCCTCCTCGAAGGCCTCCTCGCCAGCTTCTCAACGGTGGCCGGGCAGGCGCTTTACCTCGACGACCTCTTCTCGTTCTTCGAGATCACGCCCCGCGTGGCGTCGCCCGCTGAGCCGCTCCCGTTCCCCGAGCCGATCCGCCACGGCTTCACGTTCGAGGGCGTCGGCTTCCGCTATCCCGGCGCCGAGCGCTGGATCCTCCGGGACCTCTCCTTCCACCTCCGGGCGGGTGAAGCGCTCGCGCTCGTCGGCGAGAACGGGGCGGGGAAGACGACGCTCGTCAAGCTCCTCGCCCGGCTCTACGACCCCGACGAGGGCCGCATTCTCCTCGACGGCCACGATCTGAGGGCATATGACCTCGCCGACGTGCGGGCGAACATCGGCGTCATCTTCCAGGACTTCGTCCGCTACCACCTCACCGCCGCCGAGAACATCGCCGTCGGGCGGATCAGTGAGCGGGAGGACCGGCCGCGCATCGAGGGCGCCGCGCAGCGGAGCCTCGCCGACTCGGTGATCGAGAAGCTGCCCGATGGGTACGAGCAGGTCGTCGGTAAGCGGTTTAAAACCGGCGTCGACCTCTCGGGCGGGGAGTGGCAGAAGGTCGCGCTCGGCCGGGCGTACATGCGCGACGCCCAGCTCCTCATCCTCGACGAGCCGACGGCCGCGCTCGACGCCCGCGCCGAGTACGAGGTCTTCCAGCGCTTCAAGGACCTGACCGAGGGCAAGTCCGCCGTCCTCATCTCGCACCGCTTCTCGACCGTCCGCATGGCCGACCGCATCCTCGTCCTCGCCGACGGCCGGCTCGAAGAGATCGGCACGCACGAGGAGTTGCTCGCGGCGGGCAACCGCTACGCCGAACTGTTCGAGTTGCAAGCGGCGGGCTACCGGTAG
- a CDS encoding DNA methyltransferase, whose product MAYVTQKKAGVELNRPYVDDLPIHEWYRFVLSYPPHLVRDYVARFGVEPGMRVLDPYCGTGTTLVECKKLGIGSVGIEPNPVVHMVASTSVSVMVLAT is encoded by the coding sequence ATGGCCTACGTCACGCAGAAGAAAGCAGGGGTTGAGTTGAACCGACCCTATGTGGACGACCTCCCCATTCACGAGTGGTACCGCTTCGTCCTGTCGTACCCTCCGCACCTTGTTCGGGACTACGTGGCTCGCTTCGGAGTGGAGCCGGGGATGCGGGTCCTCGATCCGTATTGCGGCACGGGGACGACGCTCGTCGAGTGCAAGAAGCTCGGGATCGGGAGCGTCGGGATCGAGCCGAATCCGGTCGTCCACATGGTAGCCTCCACTAGTGTCTCTGTAATGGTCCTTGCCACATGA
- the glgP gene encoding alpha-glucan family phosphorylase, whose protein sequence is MSSRSQRVAYFCMEYGLDLRLKTYAGGLGILAGDHLKGAHDHGYPIVGLGLKWKQGYGNQSFNENGKPQTDFRSYTYADDVLEDTGVEVTVSVADEDVHCKVWKTTAFGNVPLYLLDTDLPGNPAPLITDRLYGGSHEDRVAQEIVLGIGGVRALRALGLDIDVYHFNEGHALLAAFELIREKRAAGASYDDALAATRDEIVFTTHTPVLAGNEQHPLDRLMDLGANNGLTRAQLKALGGEPFNMTVGGLRLARKANAVAQLHGVTAQLMWRHVEDGAEIAAITNGVHHPTWVDSEITAAADDADALWAQHQQNKEALLDLVERRTGTRLRADRLLIGFARRAVTYKRPTLIFTEEERIAPLLESGKLQLVFSGKAHPQDAAGQAIVAELAAFSEKYPKGVVFIPDYDMEVGAAMTRGADVWLNNPRRPKEASGTSGMKAAMNGVLNLSTLDGWWPEACDHGANGWQFGDGFESPDEDLLDAHDLEGLYDVLFGEVVPTYYDDRARWVAMMQQSIADTHEPFSVERMLQEYDEQLYTASAPAPAA, encoded by the coding sequence ATGTCCTCTCGTTCGCAGCGTGTCGCCTACTTCTGCATGGAGTACGGGCTCGACCTCCGACTGAAAACCTACGCCGGCGGCCTCGGCATCCTCGCCGGTGACCACCTCAAAGGCGCACACGACCACGGATACCCCATCGTCGGCCTCGGCCTGAAGTGGAAGCAGGGCTACGGCAACCAGTCCTTCAACGAGAATGGGAAGCCGCAGACGGACTTCCGCTCGTATACCTACGCCGACGACGTGCTCGAAGACACCGGCGTCGAGGTCACTGTTAGCGTCGCCGACGAGGACGTGCACTGCAAGGTGTGGAAGACGACAGCCTTCGGCAACGTCCCGCTCTACCTCCTCGACACCGACCTCCCCGGCAACCCGGCGCCCCTCATCACGGACCGGCTCTACGGCGGGAGCCACGAGGACCGCGTCGCGCAGGAGATCGTGCTCGGGATCGGCGGCGTCCGCGCCCTCCGCGCGCTCGGGCTCGACATCGACGTGTACCACTTCAACGAGGGCCACGCCCTCCTCGCCGCCTTCGAGCTGATCCGCGAGAAGCGGGCCGCCGGCGCGAGCTACGACGACGCCCTCGCCGCCACGCGCGACGAGATCGTCTTCACGACGCACACGCCCGTCCTCGCCGGCAACGAGCAGCACCCGCTCGACCGGCTGATGGACCTCGGCGCGAACAACGGGCTCACGCGGGCCCAGCTCAAAGCGCTCGGCGGCGAGCCCTTCAACATGACCGTCGGCGGGCTCCGGCTCGCGCGGAAGGCGAACGCCGTCGCCCAGCTCCACGGCGTCACGGCGCAGCTCATGTGGCGCCACGTCGAGGACGGCGCCGAGATCGCCGCGATCACGAACGGCGTCCATCACCCCACGTGGGTCGACTCGGAGATCACCGCGGCGGCCGACGACGCCGACGCGCTCTGGGCGCAGCACCAGCAGAACAAAGAGGCCCTCCTCGACCTCGTCGAGCGCCGCACCGGCACCCGCCTCCGCGCCGACCGCCTCCTCATCGGCTTCGCCCGCCGCGCCGTCACTTACAAGCGGCCGACGCTGATCTTCACCGAGGAGGAGCGGATCGCGCCGCTCCTCGAGAGCGGGAAGCTCCAACTCGTCTTCTCCGGGAAGGCGCACCCGCAGGACGCCGCCGGCCAGGCCATCGTCGCCGAGCTCGCCGCGTTCAGCGAGAAGTACCCGAAGGGCGTCGTCTTCATCCCCGACTACGACATGGAGGTGGGCGCGGCGATGACGCGCGGCGCCGACGTGTGGCTCAACAACCCGCGCCGCCCCAAAGAGGCCAGCGGGACGAGCGGGATGAAGGCGGCCATGAACGGCGTGCTCAACCTCAGCACGCTCGACGGCTGGTGGCCCGAGGCGTGCGACCACGGCGCCAACGGCTGGCAGTTCGGCGACGGCTTCGAGAGCCCGGACGAGGACCTCCTCGACGCCCACGACCTCGAAGGGCTCTACGACGTCCTCTTCGGCGAGGTGGTGCCGACCTACTACGACGACCGCGCCCGCTGGGTCGCGATGATGCAGCAGAGCATCGCCGACACGCACGAGCCCTTCTCCGTCGAGCGGATGCTGCAGGAGTACGACGAGCAGCTCTACACGGCGAGCGCGCCGGCTCCGGCCGCGTAA
- a CDS encoding CoA-binding protein, with the protein MNTLEHAAADFLAQRRIAVAGVSRNPAEAANAIYRRLRDAGYDVYPVNPSTVEVEGDVCYPDLAAVPVRLDGVVAVTSPAATAVIAEECVELGIPRLWMHRGIGPGSVSESAVARCRAHGIAVIPGACPMMFLDPVDVGHRCIRAVSRLTGRLPEPVLAG; encoded by the coding sequence ATGAACACGCTCGAACACGCCGCCGCCGACTTCCTCGCGCAGCGGCGCATCGCCGTAGCCGGCGTCTCCCGCAACCCCGCCGAGGCCGCGAACGCCATCTACCGCCGGCTCCGCGACGCCGGCTACGACGTCTACCCCGTCAACCCTAGCACCGTCGAAGTCGAGGGTGACGTGTGCTACCCCGACCTCGCCGCCGTGCCCGTCCGGCTCGACGGCGTCGTGGCCGTGACATCGCCCGCCGCGACGGCCGTCATCGCCGAGGAGTGTGTCGAACTCGGCATCCCGCGGCTGTGGATGCACCGGGGGATCGGGCCGGGTAGCGTTTCCGAGTCGGCTGTGGCCCGCTGCCGCGCCCACGGCATCGCCGTAATCCCCGGCGCATGCCCGATGATGTTCCTCGACCCGGTGGACGTGGGGCACCGGTGCATCCGCGCCGTCTCGCGCCTCACCGGCCGTCTGCCGGAGCCGGTGCTCGCAGGCTGA
- a CDS encoding TerB family tellurite resistance protein yields MPLTLLLHDLALLYLALAHGADGELDTAEQASMRDQLRAWAPGTDPALCDHALREAGLSYGNGVGKEKMDDLLQRLHDGLDPDGRARVLADLMELARADDVVEPGETALIDRVAAAWAT; encoded by the coding sequence ATGCCGCTCACGCTGCTCCTCCACGACCTCGCCCTCCTCTACCTCGCCCTCGCCCACGGCGCCGACGGCGAACTCGACACCGCCGAGCAGGCCTCCATGCGGGACCAGCTCCGCGCGTGGGCCCCCGGCACCGACCCCGCCCTCTGCGACCACGCCCTCCGCGAAGCCGGGCTCTCGTACGGCAACGGCGTGGGGAAGGAGAAGATGGACGACCTCCTCCAGCGGCTCCACGACGGCCTCGACCCCGACGGGCGGGCCCGCGTCCTCGCCGACCTCATGGAACTGGCCCGCGCCGACGATGTGGTCGAACCCGGCGAAACCGCGCTGATCGACCGGGTGGCCGCCGCGTGGGCCACGTGA
- a CDS encoding deoxyribodipyrimidine photo-lyase: MADDALDLLRLRTRRLTDRRIITRGRDYVLCWLMQALRADENPALDAAIALGNARGLPVVVLHALENRYPYASHRIHRFILEASQELGPGVEARGLRFVRWVRREGESEVDLVARLAERAAAVVCDDVPTFVTREYADALADRLDRAVLGVDACCLVPMNAFEQRLGATKTFRAAHTPQRALHLATDLRQEPDVARFDGDLDIDSEAIEDLDGDGLDALIAETGVDMTVPPALDFRGHRSAALGRLGVAVEQIVGRYKWTRNNPATPDGTSKLSPWMHFGVLSPREVARAVVAAEEAGDVHPAARYKFLDETLTWREYYYHRCRWDADWSRFRGLPTWARETLAAHADDPRPDLRSLDALVHGETDDVFWNAAQKQFLLDGWMNNNLRMYWVKQILPWCAGPEAAFATACYLNDRFSLDGRDAATYGGIRWGFGDSKKAYRETEVYGWVPRKTSAALKKRDGVPAWIEAEAARPTFRAALPDDEAAALARYL; this comes from the coding sequence ATGGCTGACGACGCGCTCGACCTCCTCCGCCTCCGCACACGCCGGCTCACCGACCGCCGCATCATCACGCGCGGACGCGACTACGTGCTGTGCTGGCTGATGCAGGCGCTCCGCGCCGACGAGAACCCCGCGCTCGACGCGGCGATCGCGCTCGGGAATGCGCGCGGGTTGCCAGTCGTCGTGCTGCACGCGCTCGAGAACCGCTACCCGTACGCCTCGCACCGCATCCACCGGTTCATCCTCGAAGCGTCGCAGGAGCTCGGGCCGGGCGTCGAGGCGCGGGGGCTGCGGTTCGTGCGGTGGGTCCGGCGCGAAGGGGAGAGCGAGGTCGACCTCGTCGCCCGCCTGGCCGAGCGCGCCGCCGCCGTCGTCTGCGACGACGTGCCGACGTTCGTCACGCGCGAGTACGCCGACGCCCTCGCCGACCGGCTCGACCGCGCCGTGCTCGGCGTCGATGCGTGCTGCCTCGTGCCGATGAATGCGTTCGAGCAGCGGCTCGGGGCGACGAAGACGTTCCGCGCCGCCCACACGCCGCAGCGCGCGCTCCACCTCGCCACCGATCTGCGGCAGGAGCCCGACGTGGCGCGGTTCGACGGCGACCTTGACATCGACTCCGAAGCCATCGAAGACCTCGACGGCGACGGGCTCGACGCGCTCATCGCCGAAACCGGTGTCGACATGACGGTGCCGCCCGCGCTGGACTTCCGCGGGCACCGGTCGGCCGCGCTCGGCCGGCTCGGCGTCGCCGTCGAACAGATCGTCGGGCGTTACAAGTGGACGCGGAACAACCCGGCGACGCCCGACGGCACGTCGAAGCTCTCGCCGTGGATGCACTTCGGCGTGCTCTCGCCGCGCGAGGTGGCCCGCGCCGTTGTCGCGGCCGAGGAGGCGGGCGACGTCCACCCGGCCGCGCGCTACAAATTCCTCGACGAGACGCTGACGTGGCGCGAGTACTACTACCACCGCTGCCGTTGGGACGCCGACTGGTCGCGCTTCCGCGGCCTCCCGACGTGGGCCCGCGAGACGCTCGCCGCGCACGCCGACGACCCGCGCCCCGACCTCCGAAGCCTCGACGCGCTGGTCCACGGAGAAACCGACGACGTGTTCTGGAACGCCGCCCAGAAGCAGTTCCTCCTCGACGGGTGGATGAACAACAACCTCCGCATGTACTGGGTCAAGCAGATCCTCCCGTGGTGCGCTGGGCCCGAGGCCGCGTTCGCGACGGCCTGTTACCTCAACGACCGCTTCAGCCTCGACGGCCGCGACGCGGCGACGTACGGCGGCATCCGCTGGGGCTTCGGCGACAGCAAGAAGGCGTACCGCGAGACGGAGGTCTACGGCTGGGTCCCGCGGAAGACGAGCGCCGCGCTCAAGAAGCGCGACGGCGTCCCCGCCTGGATCGAGGCCGAAGCGGCCCGCCCGACCTTCCGCGCCGCCCTCCCCGACGACGAGGCCGCCGCGCTCGCCCGCTACCTCTGA
- the corA gene encoding magnesium/cobalt transporter CorA, whose product MHVPSGPDVLRRVQRRLRPNKKPPGAVPGTLVYEGEEPEAPVRIHAFDYGPARFEEREIADVAACASLRSSSTVTWIDVDGVHDVGIVEAMGRLFGLHPLTLEDIVSTDQRPKLEEYPEYVYLVLQMMHYDHATCRIEPEQVSIVFGHGFLLSFQESKEGDVFDPVRQRLREGRGHLRQMDADYLAYVLLDVVVDYYMEILEGLGEHIESLEDTVTLRTDTDGLRAINGLRRQVIALRRSIWPLRDVIVALERSDRPFVTAAIDPYLRDVYDHTVRTVELIESAREILSSLVELHLSTVSNRMNEVMKVLTIFATFFLPLTFIVGIYGMNFDPAASPLNMPELAWRWGYPFAWALMLGVATAMYFFFRRKGWL is encoded by the coding sequence ATGCACGTCCCCTCCGGCCCCGACGTCCTCCGACGTGTCCAGCGCCGCCTTCGGCCCAACAAAAAGCCGCCCGGCGCCGTCCCCGGCACGCTCGTCTACGAGGGCGAAGAGCCCGAGGCCCCCGTCCGCATCCACGCCTTCGACTACGGACCCGCCCGCTTCGAAGAACGCGAGATCGCCGACGTCGCCGCGTGCGCCTCGCTCCGCTCCTCCAGCACCGTCACGTGGATCGACGTCGACGGCGTCCACGACGTCGGCATCGTGGAAGCGATGGGTCGGCTCTTCGGGCTCCACCCGCTGACGCTCGAGGACATCGTGAGCACGGACCAGCGGCCGAAGCTCGAGGAGTACCCGGAGTACGTCTACCTCGTCCTCCAGATGATGCACTACGACCACGCGACGTGCCGGATCGAGCCGGAGCAGGTCAGCATCGTCTTCGGGCACGGCTTCCTCCTCTCCTTCCAGGAATCCAAAGAGGGCGACGTGTTCGACCCCGTCCGGCAGCGACTCCGCGAGGGGCGCGGCCATCTCCGGCAGATGGACGCCGACTACCTCGCCTACGTCCTCCTCGACGTCGTCGTAGACTACTACATGGAGATCCTCGAAGGCCTCGGCGAGCACATCGAAAGCCTCGAAGACACCGTCACCCTCCGCACCGACACCGACGGGCTCCGCGCCATTAACGGGCTCCGCAGGCAGGTCATCGCGCTGCGCCGCTCGATCTGGCCGCTCCGCGACGTGATCGTGGCACTGGAACGGAGCGACCGCCCCTTCGTCACGGCCGCCATCGACCCCTACCTCCGCGACGTGTACGACCACACCGTCCGCACGGTCGAACTCATCGAGTCGGCGCGCGAGATCCTCTCGTCGCTCGTGGAACTCCACCTCTCGACGGTGAGCAACCGGATGAACGAGGTGATGAAGGTGCTCACGATCTTCGCGACGTTCTTCCTCCCGCTCACGTTCATCGTCGGGATCTACGGGATGAACTTCGACCCGGCCGCCTCCCCGCTCAACATGCCCGAGTTGGCATGGCGCTGGGGCTATCCCTTCGCGTGGGCGCTGATGCTGGGCGTAGCTACCGCGATGTACTTCTTCTTCCGGCGCAAGGGCTGGCTCTGA
- a CDS encoding FAD-binding domain-containing protein, producing MSPVLWWVKKDVRLADNPALTAALDTGAPVVPVFLFEPTVLRAEETSGFHVAAWIEALADLRSRLRPHGGDVLALHADAVEAFGRLHEAAPFEAIYSHEEVGSSVTFERDKAVAAWCEAHGVAWHEHRQTGVFRGGVDRDKRSARWKAFMADGPLPVPDDAALARVRVPDALRALQPPEGATPTPGAFGHPLTDVRRDLRQPVSETAAEETLRSFLHERGFCYSGGISSPNDAFECGSRLSVHLAWGTLTGRQAYAATEARRLELKDIAHPDARQWEKSLRAFTSRLHWRDHFIQRLESEPQMEFVPLNPAYADLPTPGDEHVEAWLGGRTGWPLVDACMRCAAATGFLNFRMRALVTSVAVHTLRIDWRKTLYPVARLWADYEPGIHIAQTQMQAGVVGINQLRVYSPEKQLADHDPEAVFVKRWVPELADVPAEAILKHHARPLPDYPAPIVDRLETSKAFKDDYYAIKRLPETQALAERVYERHGSRRPASARTWTSNAPRKTKKAKLPKPAPLFDVEDRTDG from the coding sequence ATGTCGCCCGTTCTCTGGTGGGTCAAAAAAGACGTCCGCCTCGCCGACAATCCGGCCCTCACCGCCGCGCTCGACACGGGCGCTCCGGTCGTGCCCGTCTTCCTCTTTGAGCCCACCGTGCTCCGCGCCGAAGAAACGAGCGGCTTCCACGTCGCCGCGTGGATCGAAGCGCTCGCCGATCTCCGTAGCCGACTCCGGCCCCACGGCGGTGACGTGCTCGCCCTCCACGCCGACGCCGTCGAGGCGTTCGGGCGACTGCACGAGGCCGCGCCGTTCGAAGCGATCTATTCGCATGAAGAGGTCGGCAGCAGCGTCACGTTCGAGCGCGACAAGGCCGTCGCCGCGTGGTGCGAAGCCCACGGCGTCGCGTGGCACGAGCACCGGCAGACCGGCGTCTTTCGCGGCGGGGTCGACCGCGATAAGCGCTCGGCCCGATGGAAAGCGTTCATGGCCGACGGCCCGCTCCCGGTGCCCGACGACGCAGCGCTCGCCCGCGTCCGCGTGCCCGACGCCCTCCGCGCCCTCCAGCCTCCCGAGGGCGCGACGCCGACGCCCGGCGCGTTCGGCCACCCGCTCACCGATGTGCGGCGCGACCTCCGGCAACCGGTGAGCGAGACGGCGGCCGAGGAGACGCTGCGCTCGTTCCTCCACGAACGCGGGTTCTGCTACTCCGGCGGCATCTCGTCGCCGAACGACGCCTTCGAGTGTGGCTCGCGGCTCTCGGTCCACCTCGCGTGGGGGACGCTCACCGGGCGGCAGGCCTACGCCGCGACCGAGGCCCGGCGGCTCGAACTCAAAGACATCGCCCACCCCGACGCCCGGCAGTGGGAGAAATCGCTGCGGGCGTTCACGAGCCGGCTGCACTGGCGCGACCACTTCATCCAGCGGCTGGAATCCGAACCGCAGATGGAGTTCGTACCCCTGAACCCGGCCTACGCCGACCTCCCGACGCCCGGCGACGAACACGTCGAGGCGTGGCTGGGGGGCCGCACCGGCTGGCCGCTCGTCGACGCCTGCATGCGGTGCGCGGCGGCGACGGGCTTCCTCAACTTCCGCATGCGCGCGCTCGTCACGAGCGTCGCCGTCCACACGCTCCGCATCGACTGGCGGAAGACGCTGTACCCCGTCGCCCGGCTCTGGGCCGACTACGAGCCCGGCATCCACATCGCGCAGACGCAGATGCAGGCGGGCGTCGTCGGCATCAACCAGCTCCGCGTTTACTCGCCCGAGAAGCAGCTCGCCGACCACGACCCCGAGGCCGTCTTCGTCAAGCGCTGGGTGCCCGAACTCGCCGACGTGCCCGCCGAGGCGATCCTGAAGCACCACGCCCGACCGCTCCCGGACTATCCCGCGCCCATCGTGGACCGGCTCGAAACGTCGAAGGCGTTCAAGGACGACTACTACGCGATCAAGCGGCTGCCCGAAACGCAAGCGTTGGCGGAACGGGTGTACGAGCGTCACGGCTCGCGGCGGCCGGCGAGCGCGCGGACGTGGACGTCGAACGCGCCACGGAAGACGAAAAAGGCGAAGCTCCCGAAGCCCGCGCCGCTTTTCGACGTGGAGGACCGGACCGATGGCTGA
- a CDS encoding high-potential iron-sulfur protein, with amino-acid sequence MPDHTSPAPTTPSLLSRRSFLGRLAAVGAVGLGGSTLLAACGGDEATTAGTSDGARVVEASSCEGYDALDPQALQTRQALGYVDATPREGQNCANCRFYTQPQGGSPCGGCQLFAGPVSPAGWCQSWAAQAA; translated from the coding sequence ATGCCAGACCACACGTCCCCCGCCCCAACTACGCCCTCTCTGCTCTCTCGCCGCTCGTTCCTCGGCCGCCTCGCTGCGGTCGGCGCGGTCGGGCTGGGCGGGTCCACCCTCCTCGCCGCCTGCGGCGGGGATGAGGCCACCACCGCAGGCACGTCCGACGGCGCTCGCGTCGTCGAAGCGTCGAGTTGCGAGGGCTACGACGCCCTCGACCCGCAAGCGCTCCAAACCCGGCAGGCGCTCGGCTACGTCGACGCCACGCCCCGCGAAGGGCAGAACTGTGCGAACTGCCGGTTCTACACCCAGCCGCAGGGCGGCTCTCCGTGCGGCGGCTGCCAGCTCTTCGCCGGACCCGTATCGCCCGCTGGCTGGTGCCAGTCGTGGGCGGCGCAGGCCGCGTAA